The Candidatus Caldatribacterium sp. DNA segment GGAAAGTAAGAGGGAAGAGCTTCTGGCTTTCCTGTCCTCAGGGTATAAGGAAGCTCTTTTTGCTGGGTGTGGAAGCTCGTATAACTTAGCCCTCACCGCAGCATATCTTTGGCAAAAATTTACGAGAGAGCGGGCAAGGGGGGTTCCATCTTCGGAAGTTTTCCTCTTTCCCGAGGGTGTCTTCCTTCCTGAGGAACGCTACCTTTTTGTTGGCATCTCGCGCTCTGGAGAGACTACGGAAACCGTTAAGGCAGTCGCTTACTTTAAAGAGCATTTTGGAGGGAAAGCCATAGGAATCACTTGCCAGGAAGGATCGTCACTTGCCCGCCTCGCGGATTGCTCTATTGTCCTTTCCTCGGCAGCAGAGCAAAGCGTTGTTATGACTCAGTCCTTCTCAAGTATGTTGCTTGCACTCCTTTTTTTGGCGATGGCCAAAAGTGGTATGCCAACATCTGATCTTAACGCCCTTCCAGAGACACTTGAGCTTTTAATCTCTCGTTACGAGGCGGTTGTAAAGAATTTAGCGGAGCATGGGTCGTTTACCAAGTTTATTTTTCTTGGAAATGGACCACTTTACGGAATAGCCTGGGAGGGTTCACTGAAACTCAAGGAAATGAGTCTAACACCTACCGAAACTTTCCATTTCCTTGAATTCCGCCACGGTCCAAAATCAATTGTCGATGAGGAGACACTCCTTATAGCTTTGACTTCTCAGTCAGCCTTTGATATGGAGAAGGAAGTCATACTTGAGATGGTGCGTCTTGGAGCAACCGTCCTGCATTTAGGGTTAGAGCACTTACCTTCGCCGAAGGTCGTGGAAGTCCTTTACGATGAGAAGTCTGTGAGTCCCATTTTCTTGCCCCTCCTTGACGTCGTCTTTTTACAGCTTCTTGGATATTTCAGGGCCAAAAAGCGAGGTTTGGATCCAGATAACCCTAAGAACCTCACTAAGGTGGTTGTCCTGTAGAAGGAATTGATCCGAATCGGGAAGGGTTGGCATACTAAAGAGTGACGCTTTCTGGAGGTCAGCCTTGAGATATTCCTGCGGTATTGATATTGGGGGAACGAAGATTGCCGGTGTTCTGGTCGACGAAAAATTAAACGTCTTGCTTTCTGAGAGAATTTTCTACACCTGCAAAGGCCCGGATAGAGTGGTCGAAGAGATAGCATCGCTCGTGGACTATTTGACTAAGGATATTGAGAAATCCAAGCTTCTGGGTATTGGCATCGTTACTCCAGGTATTATTGACAGCGACAATGGTGTAGTGGTATATGCGGCGAATCTTAACTGGAGGGACGTGCCGGTTCGAAATCTTCTCGAGAAGAGGCTCGGCCTCCCATGCCTTCTCGAGCACGATGTTAAGGGTGGTGCCTTAGCTGAGCTATTCTTTGGTGCAGGTCGAGAATTTCGAGATTTCTTATACGTCAGCGTTGGAACCGGTATCGCGGGAGCTATAGTTTGGGACCGCAAGGTTGTGAAGGGAAGCCACAATATATGTGGAGAAATAGGTCATACAGTTGTTATGCCTCAGGGGCCAATGTGTCGGTGTGGGAAAAGAGGTTGTCTCGAGGCTCTGGCCTCTGGCAGCGCCATGGAGCGTGAGGCATGGTATCTTGCGGGGGAAGAGGTAGAAGGATCGGTTATTGTGGAAAGAGCAGAAAGCGGCGACCCTCTTTTCCGGGAAATCCTAAGGAATGCTTCTTTTTATTTAGGCTTGGCTTTAGCAAACATGGCTGGGGTTCTTGATCCAGAAGCAATAATCCTTGGTGGAGGTGTCTCGGAGGCAGGACTACTTTGGTTTAGTTTTGTGGAAGAGGCTTACCGTATGCATCTTTTGGACCTCAATCGCGCTCCAAAGCTTCTCCTTGGTGTTTTTCGTGGGAGGGCCAGCGTCATGGGGGCGGCTGCGCTCCCCCTTCTTGGGCATGGCTCTCTGCTTTGAGAGTACGGAATCTTGCCTGGCAATTTCCTTTACCTGTTGCTTTTGTTTCGCCGCAGACCTGGTACGCTTCCTTTTCTGCTCTTTTGTCCTCAAGGATTTTCGCCCTCCTTAGGGAGCAGATGGGTTTTGCCTCATCGCTGGGGAACAAGGCTATGGGGGTAGTAAAATGGGTACCTATTCCAGGCTTTCAATTCCCTTTCCTCTTGTGGGACTACGCATTATAATGAGGGCGGTTGTGAAGTTCTGTTTCCTTCAAAGAGAGGGCCCACAGGATTGCCTGCAGCGGCCCTGGTGAAAGGAGGGGGAATTCATGTCCAAAGTTAATCTTCAGGATGCATTCCAAACCCCTTTTCGGCTCCTTGGCGAGGTTCCTTTGATCCTTGTGCCTTCGCTTATAGCGAGCGTGGTGGGATTAGCGCTGTCGATGGGGTTGCGTGGTGCGTTCCTCAGGGGAATGGGTTGGCAGGTTTTCGTGATCACTGTAGTGAGCCAGATTGCAGTTCTTTTCAGCATGGCTTGGGTTGCGCTCTTGCTCGACCAGAGTATGCGGGGGGAGAAAGTTTCTCTGCAGGATTCCTGGGTCAAACTTTCGGAGCGTCTGGCCAACGTCGGTTTGGCAACTCTTCTTGTTGCGGTTATCGTTGCTCTGGGGACCTTTTTCTACATAGTACCTGGGATTCTTCTGGCGTCCTTGCTTTTACCTGCCATTCCCCATGGGGCGGTGGAGAACGCAAGTTTCGATGTATCGGCGGGTTTCTCTTTCCGTTTCGTGTTCTCGCAGGGTAATTTTTGGGTCGTTTTCCTCATGGTGTTGATTGCATTCCTCTTGGGTTTTTTGCCCTACATCGGCCTTTTCTTGGGCAATCTCTTCGTCACCATATGGCTTCCTTACCTTGTCCTCAAGTACGGAGATATTGGCCCTGAGGCTTCTGAGTGAGTTTTCGGTGCTTTGAAGAATTCGAGAATCATGGGGTACACTTCCCCCGGGTGGGTTTCCATCGGGCAGTGGGAGGCTCCCTCGACAAGGTAGAGTGGTGTGTCGGAGAAAATTCTCTGAAACTCTCTGCCCTCCTTTGCCGGAATGAAACGGTCGTTACTCCCCCAGATGAGGAGAAAGGGAGGGTGGGGCTTTCCCCGGAAAGGAAAAAGCTTGAGGGAAGAGGCAGTGTTCACCATGCTGAGAAGGCTTCGAGCCGTTCCCGGGAGTCGGAGAGGTTTTACGTATCCCTGGAACTCCTCTTCCTTTACTTTTCGTCCGTAGGCTTTCTCAAGAAAGTGCCAGATGCGTGACGGAGAGAGGAAGAGGTTTCGAATAAGGGTAGTCCAGCATCCTCTGGTGGGAGGGAAGGAAGTCAGGATTTTGAGGAAGTGACTGAAGGGCCTTCGCAGTGCTGGGGCGATGAGGACGGTGGCCTGGAATCGCTCTGGTTCTTCCATGGCCATGAGGAGGGCCACCGCGCCACCCATGGAATGCCCTATGAGGTACCACTTTTCCTCGGCCAATGCCTTTGGCAGAACGGTACCGTCGAGGTACTGGAGAAATTCGAGAAGGAGTTGAGCCCGGTTTTCTGTTTTGTGGGTGGTTCCTGTGGGCCTTGCGCTGTACCCAAAGCCGGGTAGGTCCACGGCAACTACGAGGTATCCGGCCGGGAGAAGGAAATTGGGGGCATGGCGCCAGGAGAACGTGGAACCTCCCAGACCATGGATGCAGAGTACTTTCCCTTGAGGTGCTTTCGGGTACCATATCTGGTAGTGGAGGGAAAGACCCTCTCGTACCCAGAATTCTCCGTTTGCAAAGGGGGATTCCTGGGCAGGACTTGGGGAGGTTACAAAAAGCACCGCCATTGCCACCGCAAGAAGTGTCCCAAGCCGCTTCCGGGTTGCCACCGCATCTGCCCCTTACCTTTTCCGGAACACCCTCTGCGGAGGAAAGCAAAAGAGAGGGTGCATCCGTCGGCACACTGGTTCGGAGAGGACTTCGTGGAAGAGGTAGAGGAGCGCAAAATCTTCCTTGAGCCTCCTTTGGAGATAAGGGACCTTCTCTTTGTCTTTTTTCGCGTCATTCAGCACCTTTTTCTTCCTCCCTTCCCAGTTTCTCCCTCATGCGGGTGTCCGCTTGGAGATTCTGAAGGGAGTAGTAGTCGAGGAATCCCATTTTTCCTTCCCGCAGGGCGTACGCTAAGGCCCGGGGAATTTCTGCCTCCGCTTCCACGACTTTGGCCCGCATTTCCTGGGTATAGGCCTTCATTTCCTGTTCCCGGGCAATGGCCAAAGCCCTTCGTTCTTCGGCTTTCGCCTGGGCTACCCTTTTATCCGCCTCGGCCTGGTCGGTCTGGAGT contains these protein-coding regions:
- a CDS encoding SIS domain-containing protein; this translates as MPDHTYHEIRRQPITWREVLGYLESKREELLAFLSSGYKEALFAGCGSSYNLALTAAYLWQKFTRERARGVPSSEVFLFPEGVFLPEERYLFVGISRSGETTETVKAVAYFKEHFGGKAIGITCQEGSSLARLADCSIVLSSAAEQSVVMTQSFSSMLLALLFLAMAKSGMPTSDLNALPETLELLISRYEAVVKNLAEHGSFTKFIFLGNGPLYGIAWEGSLKLKEMSLTPTETFHFLEFRHGPKSIVDEETLLIALTSQSAFDMEKEVILEMVRLGATVLHLGLEHLPSPKVVEVLYDEKSVSPIFLPLLDVVFLQLLGYFRAKKRGLDPDNPKNLTKVVVL
- a CDS encoding ROK family protein, with the protein product MRYSCGIDIGGTKIAGVLVDEKLNVLLSERIFYTCKGPDRVVEEIASLVDYLTKDIEKSKLLGIGIVTPGIIDSDNGVVVYAANLNWRDVPVRNLLEKRLGLPCLLEHDVKGGALAELFFGAGREFRDFLYVSVGTGIAGAIVWDRKVVKGSHNICGEIGHTVVMPQGPMCRCGKRGCLEALASGSAMEREAWYLAGEEVEGSVIVERAESGDPLFREILRNASFYLGLALANMAGVLDPEAIILGGGVSEAGLLWFSFVEEAYRMHLLDLNRAPKLLLGVFRGRASVMGAAALPLLGHGSLL
- a CDS encoding alpha/beta hydrolase; its protein translation is MATRKRLGTLLAVAMAVLFVTSPSPAQESPFANGEFWVREGLSLHYQIWYPKAPQGKVLCIHGLGGSTFSWRHAPNFLLPAGYLVVAVDLPGFGYSARPTGTTHKTENRAQLLLEFLQYLDGTVLPKALAEEKWYLIGHSMGGAVALLMAMEEPERFQATVLIAPALRRPFSHFLKILTSFPPTRGCWTTLIRNLFLSPSRIWHFLEKAYGRKVKEEEFQGYVKPLRLPGTARSLLSMVNTASSLKLFPFRGKPHPPFLLIWGSNDRFIPAKEGREFQRIFSDTPLYLVEGASHCPMETHPGEVYPMILEFFKAPKTHSEASGPISPYLRTR